The Streptomyces vinaceus genome contains the following window.
GCTCTACGCGGACGAGCACCACGTCAAGGTCGGCGACGAGCTGACGGTCGCCTTCGCCGGCGGCCGGACCACCCGGCTGAAGGTCGCCGCGATCACCTCCGACGAGGGCAACCTCGACAAGGGCGTGAAGTACATCAGCACCGCCACCGCCGAGCAGTTCCTTCCGGCCGACCGGATGCCGCGGCCGTTCATGCTGCTGGCCAAGGCCGCCGACGGGAAGGCGGACGCCGCGTACGGCGCCGTCAAGGGCGCGCTCGCCGAGTACCCCCAGTACGCGGTGCAGAACCAGACCGACTACAAGCAGACCCTCAAGGACCAGGTCGGCCAGCTGCTGAACATGGTCTACGGGCTCCTCGGCCTCGCGATCATCGTGGCGGTCCTGGGCGTCGTGAACACCCTGGCCCTCTCCGTGGTCGAGCGGACCCGCGAGATCGGCCTGATGCGCGCCATCGGCCTCTCCCGCCGCCAGCTGCGCCGCATGATCCGCCTGGAGTCGGTGGTCATCGCCCTCTTCGGCGCCCTGCTGGGCCTGGGCCTGGGCATGGGCTGGGGCGCCACCGCGCAGCAGCTGCTCGCCCTGGAGGGCCTGAAGGTGCTGGAGATCCCCTGGCCGACGATCATCGGCGTCTTCGCCGGGTCGGCCTTCGTGGGCCTGTTCGCCGCACTGGTCCCGGCCTTCCGGGCAGGGCGGATGAACGTACTGAACGCGATCGCGAGCGAGTAACCGGCTCGGCGTTCGTTCGGGGGACCGCCGGCCCCGGCCGGCCCTTCGGGGCCGTCCGGGGCCGACGGCCGTGTGCCGGCGCCCGCCGGGGCCGCAATCCCTCGCGCGGGGGACCGGGGCGCGTCGTAGGGTGGAAGCCCCGGCCCGTGAGACGTGTCGGGTCCTTCGCGTTGCCCCTTCACCGGACGGAAGCCTCCTTTCATGAGCCTGCACGGACTGCTCGACGCCGTCACCCGGGACCCGGCCCTCGCCGAGGCGGTCACCGCGGCCGGGGACGGCAACCGCATGCACGTGGACCTCGTCGGACCCCCGGCCGCACGGCCCTTCGCCATCGCCGCGCTGGCCGCCAGGAGCGGGCGGACCGTGCTCGCGGTCACCGCCACCGGCCGGGAGGCCGAGGACCTGGCCGCCGCGCTGCGGTCCTTCCTGCCGCCCGACGAGGTGGCCGAGTACCCGTCCTGGGAGACCCTTCCGCACGAGCGGCTCTCCCCGCGCAGCGACACCGTGGGCCGGCGGCTCGCCGTACTGCGCCGGCTGGTGCACCCGAGCAAGGACGACCCGGCCGCAGGCCCCGTCTCCGTCGTCGTCGCGCCGATCCGCTCCGTGCTCCAGCCGCAGGTCAAGGGGCTCGGGGACCTGGTTCCGGTGAGCCTTCGCCAGCGCGAGAGCGCCGATCTGGGCGAGGTGACCGAGGCGCTCGCCGCGGCCGCGTACGCCCGCGTCGAGCTCGTCGAGAAGCGCGGCGAGTTCGCCGTGCGCGGCGGCATCCTCGACGTGTTCCCGCCCACCGAGGAGCACCCGCTGCGCGTGGAGTTCTGGGGCGACGAGGTCGAGGAGATCCGCTACTTCAAGGTCGCCGACCAGCGCTCCCTGGAGGTCGCCGAGCACGGACTGTGGGCCCCGCCCTGCCGGGAACTGCTGCTGACCGACGAGGTACGGGAGCGGGCCGCGGCCCTCGCCGAGGCCCACCCCGAGCTCGGCGAACTGCTGAACAAGATCGCCGAGGGGATCGCGGTCGAGGGCATGGAATCCCTCGCGCCGGTCCTCGTCGACGACATGGAGCTGCTGATCGACGTCCTGCCGGCCGGGTCCATGGCCGTGGTCTGCGACCCGGAGCGGGTGCGGACCCGGGCCGCCGACCTCGTCGCCACCTCCCAGGAGTTCCTGATGGCCTCCTGGGCCGCGACCGCCGGCGGCGGCAAGGCCCCGATCGACGTCGGCGCGGCCTCGCTGCGCGGGATCGCCGACGTACGGGAGCACGCGCGCGAGCTCGGCATGATGTGGTGGTCGGTCTCCCCGTTCGCGGCGGACGACGCCGGCCTGGCCGCGGACACCCTCAAGCTGGGCATGCACGCCCCCGAGGCCTACCGCGGCGACACCGCCCGCGCGCTCGCCGACACCAAGGGCTGGATCGCCGACGGCTGGCACACCGTCTTCCTGACCGAGGGCCACGGCCCGGCCGCCCGCACCGTCGAGGTGCTCGGCGGCGAGGGCATCGCGGCCCGCCTGGAGGCGGACCTGCGCACCCTGGAGCCGTCGATCGTCCACGTCACCTGCGGCTCCCTGGACAACGGGTTCATCGACCCGGCGCTGAAGCTGGCCGTCCTGACCGAGACCGACCTGACCGGCCAGCGCACCGCCACCAAGGACCTCGGCCGGATGCCGACCCGGCGCCGCAAGTCCATCGACCCCCTCACCCTGGAGGTCGGCGACTACATCGTCCACGAGCAGCACGGCGTCGGCCGCTACATCGAGATGGTGCAGCGCACCGTCCAGGGCGCCACCCGCGAGTACCTCCTCGTCGAGTACGCCCCCGCCAAGCGCGGCCAGCCCGGCGACCGCCTCTACATCCCCACCGACCAGCTGGAGCAGGTCACCAAGTACGTCGGCGGCGAGGCCCCGACCCTGCACCGGCTCGGCGGCGCCGACTGGACCAAGACCAAGGCGCGCGCGAAGAAGGCCGTCAAGGAGATCGCCGCAGACCTCATCAAGCTCTACAGCGCGCGCATGGCCGCCCCCGGCCACACCTTCGGCCCGGACACCCCCTGGCAGCGCGAGCTGGAGGACGCCTTCCCGTACGCGGAGACGCCCGACCAGCTGACCACCATCGCCGAGGTCAAGGAGGACATGGAGAAGTCCGTCCCCATGGACCGCCTGATCTGCGGCGACGTCGGCTACGGCAAGACCGAGATCGCCGTCCGGGCGGCCTTCAAGGCCGTCCAGGACGGCAAGCAGGTCGCCGTCCTCGTCCCCACCACCCTGCTGGTGCAGCAGCACTTCGGGACCTTCTCCGAGCGGTACAGCCAGTTCCCCGTCAACGTGAAGGCGCTGTCCCGCTTCCAGTCCGACACCGAGTCCAAGGCCACCCTGGAGGGGCTGAAGGAGGGTTCGGTCGACATCGTCATCGGTACCCACCGGCTGTTCTCGCAGGAGACCAAGTTCAAGGACCTGGGCCTGGTCATCGTCGACGAGGAGCAGCGCTTCGGCGTCGAGCACAAGGAGCAGCTGAAGAAGCTGCGGGCCAACGTGGACGTGCTGACCATGTCCGCGACCCCGATCCCGCGCACCCTGGAGATGGCGGTCACCGGCATCCGCGAGATGTCGACCATCACCACCCCGCCGGAGGAGCGCCACCCGGTCCTCACCTTCGTCGGCCCCTACGAGGAGAAGCAGATCGGCGCGGCGATCCGCCGCGAACTGCTGCGCGAGGGGCAGT
Protein-coding sequences here:
- the mfd gene encoding transcription-repair coupling factor; the protein is MSLHGLLDAVTRDPALAEAVTAAGDGNRMHVDLVGPPAARPFAIAALAARSGRTVLAVTATGREAEDLAAALRSFLPPDEVAEYPSWETLPHERLSPRSDTVGRRLAVLRRLVHPSKDDPAAGPVSVVVAPIRSVLQPQVKGLGDLVPVSLRQRESADLGEVTEALAAAAYARVELVEKRGEFAVRGGILDVFPPTEEHPLRVEFWGDEVEEIRYFKVADQRSLEVAEHGLWAPPCRELLLTDEVRERAAALAEAHPELGELLNKIAEGIAVEGMESLAPVLVDDMELLIDVLPAGSMAVVCDPERVRTRAADLVATSQEFLMASWAATAGGGKAPIDVGAASLRGIADVREHARELGMMWWSVSPFAADDAGLAADTLKLGMHAPEAYRGDTARALADTKGWIADGWHTVFLTEGHGPAARTVEVLGGEGIAARLEADLRTLEPSIVHVTCGSLDNGFIDPALKLAVLTETDLTGQRTATKDLGRMPTRRRKSIDPLTLEVGDYIVHEQHGVGRYIEMVQRTVQGATREYLLVEYAPAKRGQPGDRLYIPTDQLEQVTKYVGGEAPTLHRLGGADWTKTKARAKKAVKEIAADLIKLYSARMAAPGHTFGPDTPWQRELEDAFPYAETPDQLTTIAEVKEDMEKSVPMDRLICGDVGYGKTEIAVRAAFKAVQDGKQVAVLVPTTLLVQQHFGTFSERYSQFPVNVKALSRFQSDTESKATLEGLKEGSVDIVIGTHRLFSQETKFKDLGLVIVDEEQRFGVEHKEQLKKLRANVDVLTMSATPIPRTLEMAVTGIREMSTITTPPEERHPVLTFVGPYEEKQIGAAIRRELLREGQCFYIHNRVESIDRAAAKLREIVPEARIATAHGQMSEQALEQVVVDFWEKKFDVLVSTTIVESGIDISNANTLIVERGDNFGLSQLHQLRGRVGRGRERGYAYFLYPPEKPLTETAHERLATIAQHTEMGAGMYVAMKDLEIRGAGNLLGGEQSGHIAGVGFDLYIRMVGEAVADYRAAVEGGVEEEPPLEVKIELPVDAHVPHDYAPGERLRLQAYRSIASANSEADIKAVREELHDRYGKLPEPVENLLLVAGLRMLARACGVGDITLQGVNIRFGPVELRESQELRLKRLYPGAVLKPATSQVLIPRPKTARVGGKPLVGRELLAWTGEFLTTILGS